Proteins from one Ramlibacter sp. PS4R-6 genomic window:
- a CDS encoding non-canonical purine NTP pyrophosphatase — protein sequence MFAPLGIQLVAQQELGIPEADEPHRTFVENALAKARHAAREGQLPAIADDAGLCIDAFGGLPGVDTAYYATQFGYEKGDANNVRALLEQMANVANRRAALVSTLVAMRSADDPEPLIAVGRAVGEITREPVGANGFGFDPVMFIPEFGKTFAQLPVEVKNANSHRGKAAKQMVELIRDNWL from the coding sequence ATGTTCGCGCCGCTGGGCATCCAGCTGGTCGCGCAGCAGGAGCTGGGCATCCCCGAGGCCGACGAGCCGCACCGCACCTTCGTCGAGAACGCGCTGGCCAAGGCGCGCCATGCCGCGCGCGAAGGCCAGCTGCCGGCGATCGCGGACGACGCGGGGCTGTGCATCGATGCGTTCGGCGGCCTGCCGGGTGTCGACACCGCGTACTACGCGACACAGTTCGGCTACGAGAAGGGCGACGCGAACAACGTGCGCGCGCTGCTGGAGCAGATGGCGAACGTGGCGAACCGCCGCGCGGCGCTGGTGAGCACGCTGGTGGCGATGCGCAGCGCCGATGATCCGGAGCCCCTCATCGCCGTGGGCCGCGCGGTTGGCGAGATCACGCGCGAGCCCGTCGGCGCCAACGGTTTCGGCTTCGATCCCGTGATGTTCATCCCCGAGTTCGGCAAGACGTTCGCGCAATTGCCGGTCGAAGTGAAGAACGCGAACAGCCACCGGGGAAAAGCGGCGAAACAGATGGTGGAGCTCATCCGCGACAATTGGCTGTGA
- a CDS encoding NAD-glutamate dehydrogenase, with protein sequence MNAATPALHNRVDAVLSLAASTLDATRLKQVQAIAPEYFRRVADDIVERMPEDLLAALLAHLQLGAGRKRGELKLRIFSPSQEQDGWTSKHSVIQVVNDDMPFLVDSTSLEINRQALTLHLIAHPIFAVERDANGALQNIATRTDLPQSPRESWMHIEIDRLVDDEQREALEAGLQRVLGDVRCAVQDWKPMLARLGVTIAELANPPATVPEAAVDEARAFLQWLADGHMTLLGYRQHDLVRQGSDVVLKVVPGSGLGLLRENAQDKTSATFSALPPQARAVAAATLPLAVVTKSNTRSTVHRAGYTDYVGVKRYNDAGEVIGEHRFIGLFTSQAYSSRVTEIPLLRGKVQHAIDRAGFPPGGHLHKALVHVLETYPRDDLFQIPEEDLYDTAQGIVSLGERQRLRLFAWNDPFERFVSCLVFVPRDAYSTDLRIKFQRILMAAFNGTHADFDVSLTEQVLARIHITVRTTPGQIPQVDVREVERQLAAAARRWEDDLRDALIEGEGEGAGLAQFKRWSAAFPVAYRERFTAQQAVPDVRKLSSLSPQSPFALALYERDGADPGALGLKVYRLGAPLVLSDSLPMLEHMGLRVLGEASWRITGAGGEAIALNDFELQGKLSGEIEHAALAALFEEAFARVLRGEVESDDFNRLVLLAGLSAEEVVVLRAYAKYLKQIGFAQSQATIATTLATYPRIARMLVLLFKLRFDPEKRDEQGAASQVRAIEQALEKVSNLTDDRVLRQLLALVQATLRTNYWRTGKGHSGAAGVRRHFLSFKFDSAKIPGLPKPLPLYEIFVYSPRFEGVHLRGGKVARGGLRWSDRPDDFRTEVLGLVKAQMVKNTVIVPVGSKGGFVLKKAPPASDRDAFMAEGIACYQDYLRGLLDLTDNLVGGKVVPPPHVVRADGDDPYLVVAADKGTATFSDYANAVSAEYGHWLGDAFASGGSVGYDHKAMGITARGAWESVKRHFRELGIDTQSTDFTVVGIGDMSGDVFGNGMLLSKHIQLVAAFDHRHIFIDPNPDAAKSFAERERMFKLPRSSWADYDTKLISEGGGIWARSEKSIPLSPQARQVLGIQAAALTPLELISAILKAPVDLLYNGGIGTYVKSTQESNADVGDRANDGLRVNGNQLRAKVVGEGGNLGFTQRGRIEAALAGVRIYTDAIDNSAGVDTSDHEVNIKILLGLVESDGKLTLDQRNALLPTMTDEVAALVLRDNYFQTQALSVGKRIAAATIDEHQRFMRFLEKEGRLDRGIEFLPSDDEIAQRKAKGLGLATPELAVLLAYSKMWLYDELVASDLPEDPWVATALSRYFPKALAQKFAAYVEKHPLKREIIATHVLNSMVNRVGPAFVFQLAEQTGATPANVVRGYLLTRESFGSVPLWQEIEALDNKVPDEAQAQMILEWRRLTTRATTWFLRSRRLADSLEKVVQRLAPSVAALEKRLAPEAANLPKVAAWTSAGVPAKLAQHVGSAERLYSALDVAEISEGAGSSLEVTADVHFGVGERLGLETLRQQIELLPADSHWQSLAKIALADDLADLHRSIALDAAKGGSGSAADKLEGWEKRNPMAFARARRLVGELGELTAPDLAMFSVALRELRNLVD encoded by the coding sequence ATGAATGCCGCCACCCCGGCCCTGCACAACCGGGTCGACGCCGTGCTCTCGCTGGCCGCGTCCACCCTCGACGCCACGCGCCTGAAACAGGTGCAGGCCATCGCCCCCGAATACTTCCGCCGCGTCGCCGACGACATCGTCGAACGCATGCCCGAGGACCTGCTGGCCGCGCTGCTCGCGCACCTGCAGCTGGGCGCGGGCCGCAAGCGCGGCGAATTGAAGCTGCGCATCTTCAGCCCCTCGCAGGAGCAGGACGGCTGGACCTCGAAGCACTCCGTCATCCAGGTCGTCAACGACGACATGCCGTTCCTGGTCGATTCGACCAGCCTGGAGATCAACCGCCAGGCCCTGACGCTGCACCTGATCGCGCACCCGATCTTCGCGGTCGAGCGCGACGCGAATGGCGCGCTGCAGAACATCGCGACGCGCACCGACCTGCCGCAGTCCCCGCGCGAATCGTGGATGCACATCGAGATCGACCGCCTGGTCGACGACGAACAGCGCGAGGCGCTGGAAGCAGGCCTCCAGCGCGTGCTCGGCGACGTGCGCTGCGCGGTGCAGGACTGGAAGCCGATGCTGGCGCGCCTGGGCGTGACCATCGCCGAACTCGCGAACCCGCCGGCCACCGTGCCCGAAGCGGCCGTCGACGAAGCGCGTGCCTTCCTGCAGTGGCTGGCCGACGGCCACATGACGCTGCTCGGCTACCGCCAGCACGACCTGGTGCGCCAGGGCTCCGACGTCGTGCTGAAAGTCGTGCCCGGCAGCGGCCTGGGCCTGCTGCGCGAGAACGCGCAGGACAAGACCTCGGCCACGTTCTCGGCGCTGCCGCCGCAGGCGCGCGCCGTCGCCGCGGCCACGCTGCCGCTGGCGGTGGTCACCAAGTCGAACACGCGATCCACCGTGCACCGCGCCGGCTACACCGACTACGTCGGCGTCAAGCGCTACAACGACGCCGGCGAGGTGATCGGCGAGCACCGCTTCATCGGCCTGTTCACGTCGCAGGCCTACAGCTCGCGCGTGACGGAGATCCCGCTGCTGCGCGGCAAGGTGCAGCACGCGATCGACCGCGCCGGCTTCCCCCCCGGCGGCCACCTGCACAAGGCACTGGTGCACGTGCTGGAGACGTACCCGCGCGACGACCTGTTCCAGATCCCGGAAGAAGACCTGTACGACACCGCGCAGGGCATCGTGTCGCTGGGCGAGCGCCAGCGCCTGCGCCTCTTCGCGTGGAACGACCCGTTCGAGCGCTTCGTGTCGTGCCTGGTGTTCGTGCCGCGCGACGCGTACTCGACCGACCTGCGCATCAAGTTCCAGCGCATCCTGATGGCCGCCTTCAACGGCACGCACGCGGATTTCGACGTGTCGCTCACCGAGCAGGTGCTGGCGCGCATTCACATCACCGTGCGCACGACCCCGGGCCAGATCCCGCAGGTGGACGTGCGCGAGGTCGAGCGCCAGCTCGCCGCCGCGGCGCGCCGCTGGGAGGACGACCTGCGCGACGCGCTGATCGAAGGCGAGGGCGAAGGGGCGGGCCTCGCGCAATTCAAGCGCTGGTCGGCGGCCTTCCCGGTGGCCTACCGCGAGCGCTTCACCGCGCAGCAGGCAGTGCCCGACGTGCGCAAGCTGTCGTCGCTGTCGCCGCAATCGCCTTTTGCCCTCGCGCTGTACGAGCGCGACGGCGCCGACCCCGGCGCGCTCGGCCTGAAGGTCTATCGCCTCGGTGCGCCGCTGGTCCTCTCCGACAGCCTGCCCATGCTGGAGCACATGGGCCTGCGCGTGCTGGGCGAGGCCAGCTGGCGCATCACCGGCGCCGGCGGCGAAGCCATCGCGCTGAACGACTTCGAGCTGCAGGGCAAGCTCTCGGGCGAGATCGAGCATGCCGCGCTGGCGGCGCTGTTCGAGGAAGCCTTCGCGCGCGTGCTGCGCGGCGAGGTCGAGAGCGACGACTTCAACCGCCTCGTGCTGCTGGCCGGCCTCTCGGCCGAGGAAGTGGTGGTGCTGCGCGCCTACGCCAAGTACCTCAAGCAGATCGGCTTCGCGCAGTCGCAGGCCACCATCGCGACGACGCTCGCCACCTACCCGCGCATCGCGCGCATGCTGGTGCTGCTGTTCAAGCTGCGATTCGATCCCGAGAAGCGTGACGAGCAGGGCGCGGCCTCGCAGGTGCGCGCCATCGAGCAGGCGCTGGAGAAGGTGAGCAACCTCACCGACGACCGTGTGCTGCGCCAGCTGCTGGCGCTGGTGCAGGCCACGCTGCGCACCAACTACTGGCGCACCGGCAAGGGCCATTCCGGCGCCGCCGGCGTGCGCCGCCACTTCCTGTCGTTCAAGTTCGACTCCGCGAAGATCCCCGGCCTGCCCAAGCCGCTGCCGCTGTACGAGATCTTCGTGTACTCGCCGCGTTTCGAGGGCGTGCACCTGCGCGGCGGCAAGGTCGCGCGCGGCGGCCTGCGCTGGTCGGACCGTCCCGACGATTTCCGCACCGAGGTGCTGGGCCTCGTGAAGGCGCAGATGGTGAAGAACACGGTGATCGTGCCCGTCGGCTCCAAGGGCGGCTTCGTGCTGAAGAAGGCGCCGCCTGCCAGCGACCGCGACGCGTTCATGGCCGAAGGCATCGCCTGTTACCAGGACTACCTGCGCGGCTTGCTCGACCTCACCGACAACCTGGTCGGTGGCAAGGTGGTGCCGCCGCCGCACGTCGTGCGCGCCGACGGCGACGATCCCTACCTGGTGGTCGCGGCCGACAAGGGAACGGCTACCTTCTCCGACTACGCCAATGCCGTGAGCGCCGAGTACGGCCACTGGCTGGGCGACGCGTTCGCTTCGGGCGGCAGCGTCGGCTACGACCACAAGGCCATGGGCATCACGGCGCGCGGCGCGTGGGAGAGCGTCAAGCGCCACTTCCGCGAGCTGGGCATCGACACGCAGTCGACCGACTTCACCGTGGTCGGCATCGGCGACATGTCGGGCGACGTCTTCGGCAACGGCATGCTGCTGTCGAAGCACATCCAGCTCGTCGCCGCGTTCGACCACCGCCACATCTTCATCGACCCCAACCCCGACGCGGCGAAGTCCTTCGCGGAGCGCGAGCGCATGTTCAAGCTGCCGCGCTCGTCGTGGGCCGACTACGACACGAAACTGATCTCCGAAGGCGGCGGCATCTGGGCGCGCTCGGAGAAGTCGATCCCGCTGTCGCCGCAGGCGCGCCAGGTCCTCGGCATCCAGGCGGCGGCGCTCACGCCGCTCGAGCTGATCTCCGCGATCCTGAAAGCGCCGGTGGACCTGCTGTACAACGGCGGCATCGGCACCTACGTGAAGTCCACGCAGGAATCGAACGCCGACGTGGGCGACCGCGCCAACGACGGCCTGCGCGTCAACGGCAACCAGCTACGCGCCAAGGTGGTGGGCGAGGGCGGCAACCTCGGCTTCACGCAGCGCGGCCGCATCGAGGCGGCGCTGGCCGGCGTGCGCATCTACACCGACGCCATCGACAACTCGGCGGGCGTCGACACCTCGGACCATGAGGTCAACATCAAGATCCTGCTGGGACTGGTGGAGTCCGACGGCAAGCTCACCCTCGACCAGCGCAACGCGCTGCTGCCGACGATGACCGACGAGGTCGCGGCCCTGGTGCTGCGCGACAACTACTTCCAGACGCAGGCCCTGTCGGTCGGCAAGCGCATCGCCGCGGCGACGATCGACGAACACCAGCGCTTCATGCGCTTCCTGGAGAAGGAAGGGCGCCTGGACCGCGGCATCGAGTTCCTGCCGTCCGACGACGAGATCGCGCAGCGCAAGGCCAAGGGCCTGGGCCTCGCGACGCCGGAGCTGGCCGTGCTGCTGGCGTACAGCAAGATGTGGCTGTACGACGAACTCGTCGCCTCCGACCTGCCCGAGGACCCGTGGGTCGCGACGGCCTTGTCACGCTACTTCCCGAAGGCGCTGGCACAGAAGTTCGCGGCGTACGTCGAGAAGCACCCGCTCAAGCGCGAGATCATCGCCACGCACGTGCTGAACAGCATGGTCAACCGCGTCGGCCCGGCCTTCGTGTTCCAGCTGGCCGAGCAGACCGGCGCCACGCCGGCGAACGTCGTGCGCGGCTACCTGCTGACGCGCGAATCGTTCGGCAGCGTCCCCCTCTGGCAGGAAATCGAGGCGCTCGACAACAAGGTGCCCGACGAGGCGCAGGCGCAGATGATCCTCGAATGGCGCCGCCTGACGACGCGCGCCACGACCTGGTTCCTGCGCTCGCGGCGTCTCGCCGATTCGCTGGAGAAGGTCGTGCAACGCTTGGCGCCGTCGGTGGCCGCGCTCGAGAAGCGCCTGGCGCCCGAGGCGGCGAACCTGCCCAAGGTGGCCGCGTGGACGAGTGCCGGCGTCCCGGCGAAACTCGCGCAGCACGTGGGCAGCGCCGAGCGCCTGTACAGCGCGCTCGACGTGGCCGAGATCAGCGAGGGCGCGGGCAGCTCACTCGAGGTCACGGCCGACGTGCACTTCGGCGTGGGCGAGCGCCTGGGCCTGGAGACGCTGCGCCAGCAGATCGAGCTGCTACCGGCCGACAGCCACTGGCAGTCGCTGGCGAAGATCGCGCTGGCCGACGACCTGGCGGACCTGCACCGCTCCATCGCGCTCGACGCGGCCAAGGGCGGCAGCGGCAGCGCCGCCGACAAGCTGGAAGGCTGGGAAAAGCGCAACCCAATGGCCTTCGCGCGTGCGCGGCGCCTGGTGGGCGAACTCGGCGAGCTCACCGCGCCCGACCTGGCGATGTTCTCAGTGGCGCTGCGCGAGCTGCGCAACCTGGTCGACTAG
- a CDS encoding GNAT family N-acetyltransferase — MHTLDNVFWHALTGEQAHFAAGGDRAKRYARGFSPLLGFPDLASPDFDAVAPHCDSGERFYVGGWTGPAPQGWRIDIESAMCQMVWNAPAPPADVRGRAQRLGPEHHAAMHELAILTNPGPFGPRTPQLGDYWGVFEGRRLAAMTGERAHAGEFREVSGVCTHPDFRGRGWARDLVAIVVRDQLARGQVPFLHVMKANESARALYRKMGFAERLEQPVRVVTKL, encoded by the coding sequence ATGCACACCCTGGACAACGTCTTCTGGCACGCGCTCACCGGCGAGCAGGCGCACTTCGCGGCCGGTGGGGACCGTGCGAAGCGCTATGCGCGCGGCTTCTCGCCGCTGCTGGGATTCCCCGACCTCGCATCACCGGATTTCGACGCCGTGGCGCCGCACTGCGACAGCGGCGAGCGGTTTTATGTGGGCGGTTGGACCGGCCCGGCGCCGCAAGGCTGGCGCATCGACATCGAATCGGCGATGTGCCAGATGGTGTGGAACGCGCCGGCGCCGCCTGCTGACGTGCGCGGCCGGGCGCAGCGCCTGGGCCCCGAACATCACGCCGCGATGCACGAGCTCGCGATCCTCACCAACCCCGGGCCCTTCGGCCCGCGCACGCCGCAGCTCGGTGACTACTGGGGCGTGTTCGAAGGCCGGCGCCTTGCCGCGATGACGGGCGAGCGCGCGCATGCGGGGGAGTTCCGCGAAGTGAGCGGCGTGTGCACGCACCCCGACTTCCGCGGCCGCGGCTGGGCGCGCGACCTGGTGGCGATCGTCGTGCGCGACCAGCTCGCGCGCGGGCAGGTGCCTTTCCTGCACGTGATGAAGGCCAACGAAAGCGCGCGGGCGCTGTACCGCAAGATGGGTTTCGCCGAGCGGCTGGAACAGCCGGTGCGCGTGGTGACGAAGCTGTAG
- a CDS encoding glycosyltransferase, with amino-acid sequence MPVLQSLVVFSHRRWSGFYQRPQHLLTRLARRWPVVYVEEPVPGSDADRLEVFEPAAGVQVWRPHVTGAAEGFHDEHLPVLKQLVADAVRERGIRDAWLWFYTPMALPLAGELRPRGIVYDCMDELSHLRDAPGQLVQRENALFKVADLVFTGGPSIHKAKRSRHPDVHCFPGSVDAAHFERIGGEHPLHADIPRPRIGYSGVIDRRINLVLLDAIAKARPEWNFVMVGPLAGIDAAALPRPDNIHWLGPQSWDDLPKFIKGWDVCLMPFALNEATRSISPNKTLEYMACGRPAVSTSIRDIVEPYGHVLRIADTPEGFIADIEMLLARPREEQERHARELKAIAARTSWDGTAGAIAELIAQADELVGAGAQIATPQSRPIDMPAMPLPRVDSGAQRAAAAG; translated from the coding sequence ATGCCCGTCCTCCAATCCCTGGTCGTCTTCTCCCATCGCCGCTGGAGCGGCTTCTACCAGCGGCCGCAGCACCTGCTGACGCGCCTGGCCCGGCGCTGGCCCGTCGTGTACGTCGAGGAACCCGTGCCGGGCAGCGACGCCGACCGGCTCGAGGTGTTCGAGCCCGCCGCCGGCGTGCAGGTATGGCGGCCTCACGTGACCGGCGCCGCCGAAGGCTTCCACGACGAGCACCTGCCCGTGCTGAAGCAGCTCGTCGCAGACGCGGTGCGCGAACGCGGCATCCGCGACGCGTGGCTCTGGTTCTACACGCCCATGGCACTGCCGCTGGCGGGCGAGCTGCGGCCGCGCGGCATCGTCTACGACTGCATGGACGAGCTCTCGCACCTGCGCGACGCGCCGGGGCAGCTGGTGCAGCGCGAGAACGCGCTCTTCAAGGTGGCCGACCTGGTGTTCACCGGCGGGCCCAGCATCCACAAGGCCAAGCGCAGCCGCCACCCCGACGTGCATTGCTTCCCCGGCAGCGTCGACGCGGCGCACTTCGAGCGCATCGGGGGCGAGCACCCGCTGCACGCCGACATCCCGCGCCCGCGCATCGGCTACAGCGGCGTGATCGACCGGCGCATCAACCTCGTCCTGCTCGATGCCATCGCGAAGGCGCGCCCCGAATGGAACTTCGTCATGGTCGGGCCGCTGGCGGGGATCGACGCCGCGGCGCTGCCGCGCCCCGACAACATCCACTGGCTGGGCCCGCAAAGCTGGGACGACCTGCCCAAGTTCATCAAGGGCTGGGACGTGTGCCTGATGCCCTTCGCGCTCAATGAGGCGACGCGCAGCATCAGCCCCAACAAGACGCTGGAGTACATGGCGTGCGGACGGCCGGCGGTGAGCACGTCCATCCGCGACATCGTCGAGCCCTACGGCCACGTGCTGCGCATCGCCGACACGCCCGAAGGCTTCATCGCCGATATCGAGATGCTGCTGGCCCGCCCGCGCGAGGAGCAGGAGCGGCATGCGCGCGAGCTGAAGGCGATCGCGGCGCGCACGTCGTGGGACGGCACCGCCGGTGCGATCGCGGAACTGATCGCGCAGGCCGACGAATTGGTCGGCGCAGGCGCGCAGATCGCCACTCCGCAGTCCCGGCCCATCGACATGCCGGCCATGCCGCTGCCGCGCGTCGACTCGGGCGCGCAACGCGCGGCCGCAGCAGGCTGA
- the hemW gene encoding radical SAM family heme chaperone HemW — MTPTADLVQTYLRPGTLTLGAQPPLALYVHLPWCLRKCPYCDFNSHEVQGEMPEQRYLDALVADLEASLPLVWGREVHSIFIGGGTPSLFSPRGIDRLLSDIRARLKLAPDCEITLEANPGTFEKDRFRSFRDAGVTRLSVGVQSFDDAHLKALGRVHDRAQAIAAIEEAQVAFDTFNVDLMYALPGQAMGQLEADLNQAIALMPPHLSVYHLTIEPNTYFAKFPPRVPNEDLAYAMLDRITEMTAAAGYGRYEVSAYAKQGHRCWHNVNYWEFGDYLGIGAGAHGKLSFPHRIVRQVKYRDPRLYMENALAGNALAQSDEVAREQLPFEFMLNALRLREGFALHLFTERTGLPITAIQGPLQEAEQRGLVERSLTHVKPTERGFDFLSDLQQLFL, encoded by the coding sequence GTGACCCCCACGGCCGACCTCGTCCAGACCTACCTGCGCCCCGGCACCCTGACGCTGGGCGCGCAGCCGCCGCTCGCGCTGTATGTCCACCTGCCGTGGTGCCTGCGCAAGTGCCCGTATTGCGACTTCAATTCGCACGAGGTGCAAGGCGAGATGCCCGAGCAGCGTTACCTCGATGCGCTCGTCGCCGACCTCGAAGCCTCGCTGCCGCTGGTGTGGGGCCGCGAGGTGCACAGCATCTTCATCGGCGGCGGCACGCCCAGCCTCTTCTCGCCGCGCGGCATCGACCGCCTGCTGTCGGACATCCGCGCGCGGCTGAAGCTCGCGCCCGATTGCGAGATCACGCTGGAGGCCAATCCCGGCACCTTCGAGAAGGACCGCTTCCGCTCGTTCCGCGATGCCGGCGTGACGCGCCTGTCGGTGGGCGTGCAAAGCTTCGACGACGCGCACCTGAAGGCGCTGGGCCGCGTGCACGACCGCGCGCAGGCCATCGCCGCGATCGAGGAAGCGCAGGTGGCGTTCGACACGTTCAACGTCGACCTGATGTACGCGCTGCCGGGGCAGGCGATGGGGCAGCTCGAAGCCGACCTCAACCAGGCCATCGCGCTGATGCCGCCGCACCTGTCGGTCTACCACCTGACCATCGAGCCGAACACGTACTTCGCCAAGTTCCCGCCGCGCGTGCCCAACGAGGACCTGGCCTACGCGATGCTCGATCGCATCACCGAGATGACAGCCGCCGCGGGCTATGGCCGCTACGAGGTGTCGGCGTACGCCAAGCAGGGCCACCGCTGCTGGCACAACGTGAACTACTGGGAGTTCGGCGACTACCTGGGCATAGGCGCCGGCGCGCACGGCAAGCTGAGCTTCCCGCACCGCATCGTGCGGCAGGTGAAGTACCGCGACCCGCGCCTGTACATGGAGAACGCGCTGGCCGGCAACGCGCTGGCGCAAAGCGACGAGGTGGCGCGCGAGCAATTGCCCTTCGAGTTCATGCTCAATGCGCTGCGCCTGCGCGAGGGCTTCGCGCTGCACCTGTTCACGGAGCGCACGGGCCTGCCGATCACCGCGATCCAGGGGCCCCTGCAGGAGGCCGAACAGCGCGGCCTCGTCGAACGCAGCCTCACGCACGTCAAGCCGACCGAGCGCGGCTTCGACTTCCTGTCGGACCTGCAGCAGCTGTTTCTCTAG
- a CDS encoding DUF4382 domain-containing protein, translating into MASGKLQWIGLGVWSSVVAAAMVACGGGGGSPSNAEATMRFAITDAPACGYDHVWVTVEKVRVHTSGSAADADAGWTELAVTPARRVDLLTLTNGVLEELGSTPLAPGHYSQVRLVLAANTAGAATPANAVQPTGGAVVPLSTPSGQQSGLKLQANVDVAAGQMADLVLDFDACRSVVKAGNSGQYNLKPVVSVVPRIGSAIQGSLATSLVPAATTISAQQNGVTVRSTAPDAAGNFSLPFLQAGTYTLVITSDAHATGVIANVPAGSTNTVLSTTPITLPTSAMANVSGTVTATSGTPATTSPVTDATLRATQSLTGGPVIEVARQNADATTGGYVLRLPMAAPVKATFGGTTLTFAADAAVAGKYSIESTAPGRATVVKPADVSTSGAVTVDFAY; encoded by the coding sequence ATGGCATCGGGCAAGCTGCAATGGATCGGCCTGGGGGTGTGGAGCAGCGTCGTCGCAGCGGCGATGGTCGCGTGCGGCGGGGGCGGCGGTTCGCCCTCGAATGCCGAAGCCACCATGCGATTCGCGATCACCGACGCACCGGCATGCGGCTACGACCATGTGTGGGTCACGGTCGAGAAGGTGCGCGTGCACACCAGCGGCAGCGCCGCGGACGCCGATGCCGGGTGGACGGAACTGGCGGTCACGCCGGCGCGGCGCGTCGACCTGCTCACGCTGACGAACGGCGTGCTCGAGGAGCTGGGGTCGACACCGCTCGCCCCCGGGCACTACTCACAGGTGCGGCTCGTGCTTGCCGCCAACACCGCCGGCGCGGCGACGCCCGCGAACGCGGTCCAGCCGACGGGCGGCGCCGTGGTGCCGCTGTCGACCCCGAGCGGCCAGCAAAGCGGCCTGAAGCTGCAAGCCAACGTCGACGTCGCGGCGGGCCAGATGGCCGACCTGGTGCTCGACTTCGACGCCTGCCGTTCCGTGGTGAAGGCCGGCAACTCCGGCCAGTACAACCTCAAGCCCGTGGTGTCCGTGGTGCCGCGCATCGGCAGCGCGATCCAGGGTTCGCTCGCCACCTCCCTGGTGCCCGCCGCCACGACGATCTCCGCGCAGCAGAACGGCGTGACGGTGCGCTCCACCGCGCCCGACGCCGCGGGCAACTTCAGCCTGCCGTTCCTGCAGGCGGGCACATACACGCTGGTGATCACATCCGATGCGCACGCCACCGGCGTCATCGCCAACGTCCCCGCAGGCAGCACGAACACCGTGCTGAGCACCACGCCCATCACGCTGCCCACCTCGGCCATGGCCAACGTGTCCGGCACAGTGACGGCGACTTCCGGGACGCCGGCCACGACGTCACCGGTGACCGACGCGACGCTGCGCGCCACGCAGTCGCTGACCGGCGGCCCGGTGATCGAAGTGGCGCGCCAGAACGCCGATGCGACGACCGGGGGCTACGTCCTGCGCCTGCCGATGGCGGCTCCGGTGAAGGCGACCTTCGGCGGAACGACCCTCACGTTCGCGGCCGACGCCGCCGTCGCGGGCAAGTACTCGATCGAAAGCACCGCGCCCGGGCGCGCAACGGTGGTCAAGCCCGCCGACGTCAGCACATCCGGTGCGGTGACGGTGGACTTCGCCTACTGA
- a CDS encoding GlsB/YeaQ/YmgE family stress response membrane protein yields MNFIIWLIVGGIVGWLASLVMRTDGQQGILLNVIVGIVGAFIGGWLISPLVGTGTINDGFSIGSFVVSLIGAIILLAIVNLFRRGRVR; encoded by the coding sequence ATGAACTTCATCATCTGGTTGATCGTCGGGGGTATCGTCGGCTGGCTCGCCAGCCTGGTCATGCGGACCGACGGCCAGCAGGGCATCCTGCTGAACGTCATCGTGGGTATCGTCGGCGCCTTCATCGGCGGCTGGCTGATCTCCCCGCTCGTGGGCACGGGCACCATCAACGACGGGTTCTCCATCGGCTCGTTCGTGGTCTCGCTGATCGGCGCCATCATCCTGCTGGCGATCGTCAACCTGTTCCGCCGCGGTCGCGTCCGCTAA
- the rph gene encoding ribonuclease PH, which produces MSYLRSGGRAADQLRPVRITRGYTIHAEGSVLIEFGHTKVLCTASVEEKVPPHKRGSGEGWVTAEYGMLPRATHTRGDREAARGKQSGRTQEIQRLIGRSLRNVFDLKALGERTIQLDCDVLQADGGTRTAAITGAFVAAQDAVTKLMAAGKLAASPILSPVAAISVGIVEGTPLLDLEYVEDVGCDTDMNVVMTGKGHYVEVQGTAEGAAFTRTEMDELLRLAEKGIGELVELQARALKP; this is translated from the coding sequence ATGAGTTACCTCCGATCGGGCGGCCGCGCCGCCGACCAGCTTCGTCCCGTGCGCATCACGCGCGGCTACACCATCCACGCCGAAGGCTCGGTGCTCATCGAATTCGGCCACACCAAGGTGCTCTGCACCGCGTCGGTGGAAGAGAAGGTGCCCCCGCACAAGCGCGGCAGCGGCGAGGGCTGGGTGACGGCGGAGTACGGCATGCTGCCGCGCGCCACGCACACCCGCGGCGACCGCGAGGCGGCGCGCGGCAAGCAAAGCGGCCGCACGCAGGAGATCCAGCGCCTGATCGGCCGCTCGCTGCGCAACGTGTTCGACCTGAAGGCGCTGGGCGAGCGCACCATCCAGCTCGATTGCGACGTGCTGCAGGCCGACGGCGGCACCCGCACGGCGGCCATCACCGGCGCCTTCGTCGCGGCGCAGGACGCGGTCACCAAGCTGATGGCCGCGGGCAAGCTCGCCGCGTCGCCCATCCTGTCGCCCGTCGCCGCGATCTCGGTGGGCATCGTCGAAGGCACGCCGCTCCTGGACCTGGAGTACGTCGAGGACGTCGGCTGCGACACCGACATGAACGTCGTGATGACCGGCAAGGGCCACTACGTCGAGGTGCAAGGCACCGCCGAGGGCGCGGCGTTCACCCGCACCGAGATGGACGAGCTGCTGCGCCTGGCGGAAAAGGGCATCGGCGAGCTGGTCGAACTGCAGGCGCGCGCGCTGAAGCCGTGA